AGAAATTCTCAAGGAAGTGCGAAACACTAGGCGCTACGATGCATTAGACGACGTGTGCACAGCCGCCTCCAAGAGTCACCCGGAACAAGTGCGTTTGTTTGTTGAACTTCCGAATTGCCTGCGGGACAGGTGGCTAAGAGGAAAGTCGAGAAAACTCTTGCCTCAGTTGTTGATTTGGTGTCGCTTTACTTTCGGGGGTTATCGATCTCGGAAGTGCTTTGACACTCAAGTTGGGAAGAAAGCACACCACAAAAGACTAAATGGGAGAACATGTATCGTTTTGTTGCCCGTTTCTCGCGGCTAGACGCGATCAAATGTACAGACAAGATTGCCAGAGGAACTATTCCGCGGAACTCACCCTTCTCCGGCTGCCTTCCCCTTGGAGAAAGTACGAGAACTCTTTGTGTCGAAACAAACAGCGGCCTTCTGTGTCGGAGGTGGAAAGAGCCTGGGACCGGGTTTTGCCCCGCTTTTTGTGTGCACGCAGATACAGATATAACTGCGTACAAGAAGCAACACGCGACAGAATCGAGGGCAGGGTTTCAAATTTCGTTTTCCCGGTCCCACAAAAATGTGGCAAGTTTCTCTCTTGGAGGctggaaaacaagagaaaacatTTGAATTTTCATTCAGCGTCATCACACGGGGCGAAGCTCTGAGGGACCTGGCGTGGTGTCACATGATATCAGATTCCCAACCGGCAAAAGCCAGGGTCAAAACTCTTCCGAATTAGTGAAATGGCTTCTTCCTACATTGTCTTTGGCGAGACAGTGGACGTCAGTATCTACCCATCTCACGGAACAGTTCCAAGAAACTGTCTGTTGCACACACCGTCACAAAGCAGCCTGGcggttctctgtttctgttgaAACTCCCCCAAAGCAGGGTTTTATCCTTTTCAGCCGCCAGAAATAGGGTTTCAGGCTTCCTTGAGACACTTGGCTAACAAGTGCACTCTAGATGAAAGCGAGGAACTTTCCGTCTTGCCCTGACTTCACTGTGTTGACATATTCTTCTCGAATGGTGTATCCTCACCACATCGACCTACTCTCACAGACCGGCATCATTCAGAATCGGAATAGCTCACGCACTGTTCACCATATCTGTCTGCTCGTAGGGAGCATTTCCAACTCGACAGCATAGGGAAATGTGTATTCTCGTTTGCAGAGGTTCGCATCTGACGCATACCAACATTTGCGCAGATGAGTCTCCAATGCTGTCGCATTCCTAGAAATCCGAACCAGCTCATCGCCCTCGTACATTTTCTTGACTCTTGAGACGACTCAGCTCCTCATGTCATTTGTGTTCGGAAACGAAAGGTTCTCTTCGGGATTTTGATTTCAGAGAGCAAATTCTCAGAAAGCGAAAAGTACTGGGGACATCTTGCTTGGTATCTCGAGGGTGAAGGTTCAAGAAGGTTGACAACAGGTGTAGGTTGAGGGAACGGTAGAGCCGCGGCAGAGAACTGGAAAACGCTTTCTCGTCTCAGGTGGAGTTTTGGAAGGCCGTTTCGTGCCTCAGTGAAGACAGCTGGACGAAAACTATTCTGATGGTAGCGACCTCCACAGAAATCTAAACGCACGTGTACGTCAAGATGATTTGTTTCTCGTTGTCACTAACAGGAGCGCCTAGAAGATATTTTCGCATTGTGCTAAAGGGAAGGAATCGAGATACCGGGAGTTGACATTACAGCCACCCTTTGAGCTGGCGCAGCGATGCGACGCGCCTGTGGAGAAGGTCccagccttcttcttctgcaatTCTGAGTTTTTCTTCTAAGCGCCTGCGTCGAATTCTGCTGCGGCCTCCTTCGctgagaacggagacactttTCCCAGCGTGATTCCCGTTCACCTCCGCTTCCTGCTCCCCATCTGGAACCGGCGAGTAAGACAGACTCTCCTCTTCAAGGgtctccttttcgcttctggcttctccctctgcagaTTCCGGAGAGCCCTGCTGTTGCGGCCTCCTGATGACTTGCGGACCAAGAAGCAGCCTTCCCTTCCGCAGAGTCGGTGTTTGTCGAGAAGACGGTGGAAGATCCGACTCTAACAGTTGCTCGCTGTCTTCAAacgcttccgcgtcttcgctctgACTAGCCGGGAAGTAGTTGTGGAGAACTTGCTTTCGCCTGGTGAAAGCACAAACCGGACATGAGTTGCACAACGCGCACTGCAAAAGAAGCAATGcttgcagagaggaaactcgTGCCACAGAGAGCGCCGTGACAGACGCGTTTCTCAAGAGAGGTGGGGGAAGAGGGGGAAGGGGGGGAAGGGGCGGAGAGATGGGAAAAAAGTTGAACTGAGGTGTCCGTACACTTGCGAAGGTTGTTCGTTTCGCTGCATGATGCGCGTGGCCGCATGCATATTCGCGTTTCAGTACGCCTTTTCATGCACGCATGTGTAGCAAACCATTAGCCAACAAGGGACGAAAGGTTCTGTGAATCCCTACGCCCCTTTGAAAATGAATTCCTGCCGGTTCCGTCTCTTCACGAGGGTCACACATACGCATCGACAACTCTTGCCCGTTCGCAAAAAGGTCTGTCACCTTTTACTTCAGTCCTTGGCGCATTTCCTATTTTTCACGTCCCACCAAATGCCGCAcctgcgtctctcgttcttccggactcttcgtttctcgctccTTGAGACAGCCTCGGCTTTCCTACCTCAATTTTTCTTTCAAGGGAACTGCGTAGACCCGGTCGGGGGGACCTGCGAGGGTCAGGGAGCGCAGAAGGCTCAGAAAGTCTCGCGGCGAAAATTCATCTTCCTGGCGCAGAGTCCGCCGTGCCAAGGCATtaacaagagaagaagcctgaAGACCCTCGGACTGCTCGCCTCGACTCCCCTGACACTTCACACGagcctgcgcatgcacagataaAAGAGCGTCGCCGCACAGGTAAACGCATCGACACCGGGATATCAAATGTCCTGTCCCggggtgcatgcacatgcattccttcttcgctgtaAATCAGACAAATGCGcctatacacatatgtacatgACTACGTGGAGATGCGTCTCTGGACtgaaacgcatgcgtgtGACATGGGCAAGTGCGTTTGAGTGAGGCGCCGTCGCCCCCTTTTCGTGCATGCAACCGCTTCTGGAAATGACATGGACAGTGCCCACATATCTACGTTCTTGTGTGCACATGTAGAGAGGGAACGCGAACTACGTACGGTGCCTCAAATGGAGAAAGAACAGCCAGGCTCCAGAAAACGCTTCACTGATTAATACAAAATCTCACAAACAttcagatatatatatatatatatatatatatctaaaGATGCACGAGTTAGTGTGTTCTGTAAATGGCTATGCCGATACAGAAGatgaaacgaaggagacctTTGATATTTCCCTCAGTGGGGCCTTACCAGAGCACGCGCGAGTCGACAAAAGTCTTGAGGCTCGAAGAGATCCAAATGGCGATGGGCCTGGCGGCAGAGAATGTGaaacgcttcttcgctcACTCTTCTCCCGTTAAGGGAGAGCAACTGAAAACGCGCAAATCACAAGCGTTTCTCCATCTTCCCCAAATCAGAAACCTAACCAGGGGGTTGCCACGATTCCATATGATggtacacacatatacatacctatatatatatatatatatatatatatatatatttgtatatatggGAGGTCATGAACACACTTTCCACCTGCGTTTTGATGCCTCTTTACCTATTTATCTACCTATCTATCTAGATCTATCTATACCTATCAATCTCTGTAGATCCACGGCTCTCCCCAGATCAATCaatctctatctatctttCCCTAGAGAGTTATCTGTGTATCTGCGTCTCTTACGATCTTCAGATATAATTTATCAATCAGTCAatacatctatatctatgtatgCGGAGCGGCGAATGGCGggaggagaaacaaggaCTGTTTGAGTACAGAGGGCAAGAGTTCATTAAACATGTTTGATCGAATGAgcaacgcgaagaaaacagaacacACACGTACCTCCAGAAGTCTGCCGACGTCGAAGACAGTCCGTCCATCACCCTGGAGTTCAATCACTCGTGCCTCCACAGCCTAAAAAGGGAAGACACGAGAAAATCACTGAACCTGGGGAAATGGTCTCCGTCGATGGTGACATGCGcgtaaatgcatgcacactcaAGCCTGCATCATGCTCCCTCCGCACAGAAATCCACATTTTCTCTATCCCCCTCATATCAAACGTGTACACCCTTAAGGTACTCATTTGTGCACTTCAATCTATCCATAGAGTTATATCCACcacttatacatatatatatatatatatatatatatatatatatatatgtatcaaTATCTATTTGCCTAAATCTCTCTTTGTCTACCTACCTACCAACAGATTGCTATCTTTCTGCCTGCCTATCTATCTCTACACATCTATCGCCGTATATCTCTATCTACCTGTCTAATATATCTAtcgaatatatatatatatatatatatatctgtatacatGTGAAGAGGAACATTCACCGAAGGCatggtgtacgtacacgtCGTTGCTTGCATGGATGGAAATGCGGTTCTCCGGTCTTTGATTTCTTTCCTTGgtctgtccttctctgcttctctttcacgTTTTTTTGTGGATGCCCCCCCTTGCCATTTCGCACTCTGTGACATGTGGAGAAAGGCCAGACAGCCTTCTGGTCAAAAACCGCAAGAAACGCAAACAGTTCACCTCGAAGAAATCTCACCTCGAAGACACTCGAGCGAAGAGCTGAACGGTTCCGCCTCggtttcgctttctttgcGAAGGCCGCCAGCTGGCCGAGCTGGGGAAAAAGGGAAATGGAGACGCTCGGAACTCTCAACTCAGGAATTCGCGACATTGCGAACGCATCTCAAGGCTTCAgcgttgctgtctctgccctGGTCTACTTGTCTCTTCGACGTCATCTACATCGCAGGAACCTCTCCCGTACGATATGACAGAAAGGCAGATACAGTGTTCACGAAAAAGTCTTTCCGATGTTTCAGAAAGACTCGTTGAACGGTTTCAAATGCGACGGGCATGGATAGAAGAAACGCGGTTCAAGTCGATTCCCACCCAAGAGGTGTCTAGTGTTAGGTCCTGACTaaccttctttttcttgaaAATAACTTTGCTAAAAGAACAGTGTATAATTATAAACATGCCTGCCACCCACATCTCCATGCAAATACCTGCcgtgtgtgtgcgtgcatCTCTGGATCGCTCGATTGACGGAAACAGCAACTATCGACCTACGTTTCCATAATAGGCACACCTATGTTCTAACAGCAGACACACAAATACGCTCATATAGATActtgtatacatatacatatatacatatatatatatatatatattcgtataCCAGTagtttatacatatatatatatatatatatatatacaaatggACAGACAGAGATGGAGCAGGGTAAGAGTCTAgaggcgacgacgacgagTAAAACGGAGAGCCTGATATATggggaggagaaacgaaatgCTTACGCTGCACAGATCCAGCAGCGGGACGGCTTCCTGCAGGACTTCGagcatctgtgcatgcacctgaaTAACATATTTAAAAGCAAAGGGTCCACAAGCACATGCATTTGTGCACATTCTCGTGGACATATAGGAATCAAGTCTTGGCGTctcagagacgagagaaaacgacaagaaacagaaggaaagaaagtcTGGAGCTTTCAAAGCGTCTCCCCGTCAAACTGGTCAGTTATTTTCGAAGAACGCAACCGCGCGCGAGACAGGTGGCTTTGACcctctgtcgtttcttctcgctatTACTAtttcctcctctttgctGATCCGCAAGAAGGATACACTATTTTAGTTGATGGACTCGAGTCGCCAGAGCGTTTCAGTTCTGAACTGTTTCCAGAAAAGCTGGAATACCCATACATTTCTTGCGCCATGTTGATTCTGTGTACACAGACGCAACTGTTAAACGAGAAATACGCAGAAACCGCATCACCCGTACCCCGTGTAGAGACACCGACGACTCTACGTGGCTTCGGAGTGCAACGCCGCACGCTGTAAACAAAGGTCGCGCTAATGCGAACCGAGCCAGGCAGGTTCAATTCGTACAAAGAAGAATACGCCCATTTGTGGATCTACGCTGATGCTTGGGCATCAACATGTTCAACGCGAACTTCGCGGCTGCACTTTGAGCTGTTGAGCCAGGCCTCGATGTGGAGACACGCGCCCCTCATTTCCTtcatcgtttttcttttttccttccgaCACAGTCACGGTTTTATTACCTGTCTGACCGTCGACGCGTCGCACGGCAGCATCTGGGCTGTGCAGAAGCCAATGGATGCAACGCTGCGCGACCGAGAAGTCAGAAAAtagtgcatgcatgcagagatgaAAGGGTGGGAAGCGGCAGGAAtgcgaggaaaggcgacacGAGTTGAGACATAGAAAACGGAAAACGGAGGATGAAATGACAAAAACTCGCCACCAAGCGACAGGCACTGATCGAGACGCAAACGAGGAACGGACTGCATGTCGCCACGGGATTCGGACCGTCAGTCTCTCCAACTCGGATTCTCCTTCCATGTCCGGACGACCATCTGACTCATGAATGCAAACGAAAACGTCTTGTTGCTATAAAAGACCAAGAGAATCCCTAATTCCCCCGAGTGTCATGATACCATCGGACCCCCGTGTACGTCAGCCCACACCCCAAGAAGCGTCCGCACTTGCTCGTgaatctctcttctccacactACCTGTTTCGATGATCGACATATGCAGGCATACGGACATCTGTCTTtatgcatatgtacatatgtagatatatatatatatatatataaatacgtctatatatatgtatataggaCATCTCTGGGTGTATATAAGTAGCTATATAGAAGTGAAGGATGTTCCGTGGATGCCTATCCATATGTTTGCGCCGACTGGTTTGTCGCTGGAAACCTATTTCCACGGCATTTGATACAGGGCGGAAGAGGCCTGGAGGACGGGGGCACGACACCGGGGTTGccacgcgcatgcaccgggAAGGTAGCTCGTCTTCGAAAATTagaaaaactgcatgcaaactgGAGTGTACCAGGAAGGAGGGTagtcgtgcatgcgcgcttgAACATGGCGGAGCGCGgccaggaggagagacacgtCGTTAACTTTGAGGCGGTGGAAGATTTCGACGAGCTCTTGAACGGAGAACGGCGAAAATCTTTGGAAAGTTTCTCGACCttcaggaaacagaagacagaacaaGCAGGCAAGAGTTCAGAGATGCACAAGCGAGTAAAGTGCGAGACACGTAAGTATCGTCTGCAATCCGACAGAAAAGTCCCCGTCCTCCCAGAGCATCCCCGTTCGCCTTTTTGTTTACCTCgcctcttgctctcttcaGCAGAAACATGTGTGCCACAAAGGTCTATACTCGATATACacgtatgcatgcagaccgctgcatgcagatatcTGAGACCTGACAATAAATGATCGACATGGCCATCTCCACACATTGGCCTCTGCTCCGAGTGCCCCAGTCTGATGCGCGCCGTGGTCCTGGAAGCAGCGTAGGAGAGATGCCCCGAAGGATATGAGGACAAAGACAagcaacgaagagaagaagacagaggagcggAAGAGGTCTTACttgaggagacagcgaggtcTGCACGAAAGGCTGCTTGCATCTGTATGGAGAGCATTTCCAGATATCCAAAATCTTGGTACTTCAGGTCCGCGCACACCCGGCCTGGCGAGCGGAACACAACACACCAAAACGCTCAGTTTTGCGACAAAGATGTTCGAAATCGCCTGGACCAGTGCAAATCCAAttcgagaaagaacgaccaacgtatgtatgtgtatatgaaGCATGTATGGAGTTTCTAGCTTCCTGTTCGCGAAGCCGTAGAGAAGGTCCTGTTGCTCCCATAACGCATCCCTGGTTTGGAGGTTTCTGACAAAAGATTCTTCcctctcgggtgtctctttcttctctcgaatATCGACTCCCTTCgcgcagtgcatgcgtcgcagATTGCCAAGacctcttctttcgttctggagacgaagacacacTCCTCACCAAAAGCAAGCAGGTGATGAAGTGTGGGCAACAGCGGTCCCGAATGCCGTCTCTTGacagtttttttctcggtcgCCTCCAGAcagtcgtcttctgcctccgtAATCTCCCGCGCGGCCTtggtcgtctctctttgcctgCTTCCTCCCTGAGGCTCTTTGCTGCTCAGCGTCCGACCCGTTTCATCCTcttcgtcgcatgcagtcaacGGATCCGCCTCCCCTGTCGCTGCTCGTGACAAACGTTGTTGGAGAAGGAGTGACACTCGCGCAAGCAGGCCGTAGTTGTGGACTAACGCGCCCGCGTAGCCCtggaaacggaagagaagacgcgacaaacgcaaggcgcatgcagagcctcTCCAGGGTCCGCACACCCCATGCAGCCGCCACAGCTGGGAGCCGAAGGCAGagcaggaagggagagaggaacttGTCCGAGCCAGCTagcgagaacagagagaacttgacggaaaacgaaacgcttGGACGTACTCATCCGGAAGtggagatagagagaaaagagaccgaGAAACGTCGACAAACAGAAACAAGCAAAATCAGGCGCCAGCGacaagaaagggagacaaggGAAAGGAAtggtcgagaaagagagcgcaCAAGTGGACAGCGGCAAAAAGTGCAGAGAGGTAGCAGGCAGGTTCCCTGGTCTCTCGAAAAGACATGAGACCTGAATGAACGACTACTTTCACTCTTCGCAtctgaaaatcaaaaaacTTTCTTGTCCACACCTGTGTCAGCTTCACTAGCATCGCCGCTGGAAGCTCGGAAAGGTGGGGACGAAGGGCCTCGTCGATGGCCGCGAAAAGAACTTTGTCTTGAAGGCGCACAGAGCcgaatgcatgcgccagaAGACACAACTGAAATGGAAAGTACGCCTCCACTTGCGGGATGAGGAACCGGGACAAGTCCTGCAGATCGCCCGTGGCGTTCAGCTTGGCGAGGTACACGCAGACGCGAGGTAGATCTGGATACACACAAGAAATCAACATGGGAGCCGATAAATCCGCCGACAGGCTTTGCATGCGTACAGTCGAATTAGTCCGGaacggaaaaaggagaccAAAGTCGCAAGCATCTTCTCGCACACATGGATCCAACGTACGTACACCGGAAGCCACGACGAAAAACAGgcgaagacaagagaaaccTGGTGATCGGAAACGCCAGTGTGAATAAGTGCAAAAGCGACGCTTGGAAACATATTTgaaacgcgtctctctggacAGTCTCGTTGGCAACTTTTTTTTTTAAGTTATTTCCATCTCACGCAGGTGCACACATGTGCGGCGTCCAACAGGAAGTCAAGTGAACCGGCACATGTGAAAATGAGTCTCCACGAGActgtatatacatctatgtaAAGATTTAGACAGGCATTGGCGGATAGGGAAAAAGGCATACATGAAATGCTTTGTTTcggtgtatgcatgcatacgcataCGTCCACAAATGTGgaatacatacacatgcatatataaacacatatataaatatatatatatttgtgtgtagTTGTATGTGTAGTTGTATATCTGTGTAAGCATTTGTGGTGTAGAAGATGCTGCGAGTGAGTTTGAGGTGCTTACTGATGaagcgtttcgcagttctgTAGATGCCACGAGCAATCAAGCGAAAACGAAAGTCTGTGGGGTCGCATCCTCCCACCTCAACAAGACGCTGCAGGGCGAGGAGGTAGTGGTACGGTCTCTTGGTTCTGCGGTGTCTGATAGCATCATTCGAAGAGAGACCAACACCGCACGGCTTGAGGAttcgcagaagcagaaacaaagacgaaaggcgcaggaaacgcttctctttccacgaggagaaggaaacgtgAGAGAGCGGAAAAGAACAGGAAG
This Toxoplasma gondii ME49 chromosome VIII, whole genome shotgun sequence DNA region includes the following protein-coding sequences:
- a CDS encoding hypothetical protein (encoded by transcript TGME49_229620) encodes the protein MNLQREASRLPRGACSAAMKLVSLPGAPRAGGCPRRRRPLQLSQADSPFFAFSPFSRTNPQHAPVKNGQKREVQEAGEESHLAATAQKPQATTEHGSLPVRLASSPFQPRSLRRLAMSGFSCAPLATRVESADSVFSPWTSASKAVACSSRAAPHRFFSEVAATVSLPSLGSTLRDRRSRRGSRFFSSLRPECPRLPSSLSSAPSEAPSFLRLRVPCPSPVFAAPSASPLSSWPSSRIAWSTPSPRMSPYAWSSSSPLIAPSNALPQSRRLPALCESRRFFYYRFHKRIGKGNFNRYLEFYQKPRGIENTLRLRYNYTPTFTAKKRSEMWKVNLVKKIAHATDAKQVLDVWTYYRHRRTKRPYHYLLALQRLVEVGGCDPTDFRFRLIARGIYRTAKRFINLPRVCVYLAKLNATGDLQDLSRFLIPQVEAYFPFQLCLLAHAFGSVRLQDKVLFAAIDEALRPHLSELPAAMLVKLTQGYAGALVHNYGLLARVSLLLQQRLSRAATGEADPLTACDEEDETGRTLSSKEPQGGSRQRETTKAAREITEAEDDCLEATEKKTVKRRHSGPLLPTLHHLLAFGRVCADLKYQDFGYLEMLSIQMQAAFRADLAVSSSRETFQRFSPFSVQELVEIFHRLKVNDVSLLLAALRHVQARMHDYPPSCVASIGFCTAQMLPCDASTVRQVHAQMLEVLQEAVPLLDLCSLGQLAAFAKKAKPRRNRSALRSSVFEAVEARVIELQGDGRTVFDVGRLLELLSLNGRRVSEEAFHILCRQAHRHLDLFEPQDFCRLARALARVKCQGSRGEQSEGLQASSLVNALARRTLRQEDEFSPRDFLSLLRSLTLAGPPDRVYAVPLKEKLRRKQVLHNYFPASQSEDAEAFEDSEQLLESDLPPSSRQTPTLRKGRLLLGPQVIRRPQQQGSPESAEGEARSEKETLEEESLSYSPVPDGEQEAEVNGNHAGKSVSVLSEGGRSRIRRRRLEEKLRIAEEEGWDLLHRRVASLRQLKGWL